One segment of Actinomyces sp. 432 DNA contains the following:
- a CDS encoding glycoside hydrolase family 2 TIM barrel-domain containing protein gives MPRTVIGAADFDQGMQPEAGAGGRTTHPWLLPTVPGPGRGRHLPPRAWVAPESTSAPSLSLNGTWAFRLYPQAHPEGLDEHGEPIVPVFDTADASLGPWGEIDLPAHWVLTGDGKRGLPWYTNVQYPIPVDPPYVPDENPTADHVRTFTLPADWPLEQGGARQVLRLDGAESFASVWLNGTWVGTTQGSRLPSELDVTGLLRAGENTVAVRVSQWSPATYVEDQDQWWLPGVFRDITLLHRPAGRVEDVFTRTDYDPATGTGFLEVDVAAPPAAFPVRVELPELGLAAELAAPGTARLTAPAAQPWSAEVPRLYDLVLTAREETVRLRVGFRRLEVIDGQVRVNGARLIIAGVNRHEVNAHRGRVFDEAWARADLAAMKAHNVNAIRTSHYPPHPRLLDLADEIGLWVMDECDLETHGFEAHGWRGNPTDDPAWREALMDRARRMVERDKNHPAIIFWSLGNESGTGRNLAAMSQWIKHRDPGRLIHYEADFAGAYTDVHSRMYPTLEEVDAIVGCGAETTGADRAAPASTPVAVTGHAAASLTPAQNARVRTLPFIMCEYLHAMGTGPGGIDDYTAQVEPNPRHLGGFVWEWRDHALVDPRPEAAGALRYGGDFGEVVHDGNFVCDGLVSADTVPSAGTTAWANAVAPVLATWGGDAASPRRDAGTVRVRNRFHARTTSGLTLAWQVTVAAADGAAAAGTASAPAAPAAGAPAPDAAAHSDVLGRLTAFGGAATGESPLPELAAGEDAVLDVPELAAAVARACAAGRSVHVLTAVLDPLIPGVADTGPGQVNPADSAPLLPQVACADAAGRRVVSTREVEVAAPSTVPTPTGPASTNAPAGDHAGAASAAGPGTATHGAAPVRVRGGIKLGAALLDDRGRLSELGGIGFVGPLTTVWRAPTDNDEGHGPIDYWQVPPSRTSLGAGAGRPGPSAADRWRRARLHLASERVLDAAIEGDAVVVRSRVGAPEQAWVLETATTLTAEAGGLRLRAEIIPTGDLPAVLPRLGVRLGLPMGLNRVTWSGIGPAPAYADLSGAVRHGAFTGDVSMLWQQPVRPQEGGTRPGLRRLQLGGDAGRLTVAIPPAAPVAFSLSPWSLNNLTAAEHVEELHPDTHLWLHLDALHHGIGTRSCGPDVRPEAAAAPRPVVVEAWLGVQPA, from the coding sequence ATGCCGCGCACCGTCATCGGAGCCGCAGACTTCGATCAGGGCATGCAGCCCGAGGCCGGGGCGGGCGGCCGGACCACGCACCCCTGGCTGCTCCCCACCGTGCCCGGGCCCGGCCGCGGCCGCCACTTGCCGCCGCGCGCCTGGGTCGCGCCCGAGAGTACGAGCGCCCCGAGCCTCTCCCTCAACGGCACCTGGGCCTTCCGCCTGTACCCGCAGGCGCACCCCGAGGGCTTGGACGAGCATGGTGAACCCATTGTCCCGGTCTTTGACACCGCCGACGCCTCCCTTGGCCCCTGGGGCGAGATCGACCTGCCCGCCCACTGGGTGCTCACCGGCGACGGCAAGCGCGGCCTGCCCTGGTACACCAACGTCCAGTACCCCATCCCCGTGGACCCGCCGTACGTGCCCGATGAGAATCCCACCGCGGACCACGTGCGCACCTTCACCCTCCCCGCCGACTGGCCCCTGGAACAGGGAGGCGCCCGCCAGGTGCTACGCCTGGACGGGGCGGAGTCCTTCGCCTCCGTGTGGCTCAACGGCACCTGGGTCGGCACCACCCAGGGTTCGCGCCTGCCCTCCGAGCTGGACGTGACCGGCCTGCTGCGAGCGGGGGAGAACACCGTGGCCGTGCGCGTATCCCAGTGGTCCCCCGCCACCTACGTGGAGGACCAGGACCAGTGGTGGCTGCCCGGCGTCTTCCGTGACATCACCCTGCTGCACCGGCCCGCCGGGAGGGTCGAGGACGTATTCACTCGCACTGACTACGACCCCGCCACCGGCACCGGCTTCCTTGAGGTCGACGTGGCCGCCCCGCCCGCCGCCTTCCCGGTGCGGGTTGAGCTTCCCGAGCTAGGCCTGGCCGCCGAGCTGGCCGCTCCCGGCACGGCCCGCCTGACCGCGCCCGCGGCCCAGCCCTGGAGCGCGGAGGTGCCGCGCCTGTACGACCTGGTGCTCACCGCCCGGGAGGAGACCGTGCGCCTGCGCGTCGGCTTCCGCCGCCTGGAGGTCATCGACGGCCAGGTACGCGTCAACGGGGCCCGCCTGATCATCGCCGGCGTCAACCGCCACGAGGTCAACGCCCACCGCGGCCGCGTCTTCGACGAGGCCTGGGCGCGCGCCGACCTGGCGGCCATGAAGGCCCACAATGTCAACGCCATCCGCACCTCCCACTACCCGCCCCACCCGCGCCTGCTCGACCTGGCCGACGAGATCGGCCTGTGGGTCATGGACGAGTGCGACCTGGAGACCCACGGCTTCGAGGCGCACGGCTGGCGGGGCAACCCCACCGATGATCCGGCTTGGCGAGAAGCCCTGATGGACCGTGCTCGCCGCATGGTTGAGCGCGACAAGAACCACCCGGCGATCATCTTCTGGTCTCTGGGCAATGAATCCGGCACCGGGCGCAACCTGGCTGCGATGAGCCAGTGGATCAAGCACCGCGACCCCGGCCGCCTGATCCACTACGAGGCCGACTTCGCCGGTGCCTACACCGACGTCCACTCGCGCATGTACCCGACCCTGGAGGAGGTCGATGCCATCGTCGGGTGCGGGGCGGAGACCACCGGCGCTGACCGCGCCGCTCCCGCCAGTACGCCGGTCGCCGTAACCGGACATGCCGCGGCGAGCCTGACACCCGCCCAGAATGCGCGCGTGCGCACCCTGCCGTTCATCATGTGCGAGTACCTGCACGCCATGGGCACCGGCCCCGGCGGCATCGACGACTACACTGCGCAGGTCGAGCCCAATCCCCGGCACCTGGGCGGATTCGTGTGGGAGTGGCGCGATCACGCCCTGGTCGACCCGCGCCCCGAGGCGGCCGGTGCGCTGCGCTACGGCGGCGACTTCGGCGAGGTCGTGCACGACGGCAACTTCGTGTGCGACGGGCTCGTCTCCGCCGACACCGTTCCCAGTGCCGGCACTACCGCCTGGGCCAATGCGGTCGCCCCGGTCCTGGCGACCTGGGGCGGTGACGCCGCGAGCCCGCGCCGGGACGCCGGCACGGTGCGGGTGCGCAACCGCTTCCATGCGCGCACCACTTCCGGACTTACGCTCGCCTGGCAGGTGACCGTGGCCGCCGCCGACGGTGCGGCCGCGGCCGGGACCGCGTCTGCCCCAGCGGCTCCGGCCGCCGGGGCGCCAGCTCCCGATGCCGCCGCCCACAGCGATGTGCTCGGTAGGCTCACTGCTTTCGGGGGAGCCGCCACCGGAGAGTCCCCGCTGCCCGAGCTCGCTGCTGGGGAGGACGCGGTGCTGGACGTGCCCGAGCTGGCGGCCGCCGTCGCCCGCGCCTGCGCAGCAGGCCGTAGCGTCCACGTGCTCACCGCCGTGCTGGACCCGCTCATCCCAGGAGTAGCCGACACCGGGCCCGGCCAGGTCAACCCGGCCGACAGCGCCCCGCTGCTGCCCCAGGTGGCGTGCGCCGATGCCGCGGGGCGCCGAGTCGTGTCCACCCGGGAGGTGGAGGTTGCGGCCCCATCGACTGTCCCCACACCGACCGGGCCCGCATCAACGAATGCGCCCGCAGGCGACCACGCCGGGGCCGCGAGTGCCGCGGGCCCGGGAACGGCCACTCATGGCGCGGCGCCGGTCCGGGTACGCGGCGGCATCAAGCTGGGAGCCGCCCTACTAGACGACCGCGGCCGACTCAGCGAGTTGGGCGGGATCGGCTTCGTCGGCCCGCTGACGACCGTCTGGCGCGCCCCCACTGACAACGACGAGGGCCACGGACCCATCGACTACTGGCAGGTGCCTCCGAGCCGCACCAGTCTCGGTGCGGGTGCCGGCCGCCCTGGCCCCTCCGCGGCCGACCGCTGGCGCCGGGCCCGCCTGCACCTGGCGAGTGAGCGCGTCCTGGATGCGGCGATCGAGGGTGACGCCGTCGTCGTGCGCAGCCGCGTTGGCGCGCCCGAGCAGGCGTGGGTACTGGAGACCGCCACCACACTGACTGCTGAAGCCGGAGGACTGCGGCTGCGCGCCGAGATCATCCCCACCGGGGACCTGCCCGCCGTGCTGCCCCGCCTGGGGGTGCGGCTGGGGCTGCCCATGGGCCTGAACCGCGTCACCTGGTCCGGCATCGGTCCTGCCCCCGCCTACGCGGACCTTTCCGGGGCCGTGCGCCACGGCGCCTTCACCGGCGACGTGTCCATGCTGTGGCAGCAGCCGGTACGCCCCCAGGAGGGCGGCACCCGCCCCGGCCTGCGCCGCCTGCAACTCGGTGGCGACGCCGGACGTCTGACCGTCGCGATCCCGCCCGCGGCCCCGGTCGCCTTCTCGCTGAGCCCGTGGAGCCTGAATAACCTCACCGCCGCGGAGCACGTGGAGGAACTGCACCCGGACACCCACCTGTGGCTGCATCTGGACGCCCTGCACCACGGTATCGGTACGCGCTCCTGCGGCCCGGACGTGCGCCCGGAGGCCGCCGCTGCGCCCCGGCCGGTGGTCGTGGAGGCCTGGCTCGGCGTGCAGCCCGCCTGA
- the coaD gene encoding pantetheine-phosphate adenylyltransferase, whose amino-acid sequence MTLAVYPGTFDPITLGHVDVVRRAASLFDRVILGVAHNAAKDASRLFGIEERVALARAALAGIPGAEVAVVPGLLADFCAQRGADAIVKGLRNGSDFDAEVPMALLNRELGAPETFFLAAAPTHAHVSSSLVKDIARHGGDVSALVPDGVAAALARALPARSPGLVAETRPTTVSADPETLLN is encoded by the coding sequence GTGACGCTCGCGGTGTACCCCGGAACCTTTGACCCGATCACCCTCGGGCACGTCGACGTCGTGCGGCGCGCCGCTAGCCTGTTTGACCGGGTCATCCTCGGCGTTGCCCACAATGCGGCCAAGGACGCCTCCCGCCTGTTCGGTATTGAGGAGCGGGTGGCGCTGGCCCGGGCCGCACTGGCTGGTATTCCGGGGGCGGAGGTCGCCGTCGTCCCCGGCCTGCTCGCTGACTTCTGTGCGCAGCGGGGTGCAGACGCCATAGTCAAGGGCCTGCGCAACGGAAGCGACTTTGACGCCGAGGTGCCCATGGCTCTGCTCAACCGGGAGCTTGGCGCCCCCGAGACCTTCTTCCTGGCCGCTGCGCCCACACACGCCCACGTGTCCTCCTCGCTGGTGAAGGATATCGCCCGCCACGGCGGGGACGTGTCGGCTCTCGTGCCCGACGGCGTCGCCGCCGCCCTGGCTCGCGCTCTGCCCGCCCGGTCGCCGGGTCTCGTGGCGGAGACTCGCCCGACCACCGTCAGCGCCGACCCCGAAACCCTGTTGAACTGA
- a CDS encoding ATP synthase F0 subunit B — MTTRADAGDDLLRILDELDELVSTARSLPMSTSAIVSRQDVLELVDRARQAVPTAVHRAEEIVADADAVLAQGREESQRILAHAQEEAERLVAGENIVRMANDRADAIISAAEERAKRLRHGADDYSDRSLAALQSELDKLSEQVQAGREALAARLGTAADEAADAERERQDAARHFAGWSVDPAATSNWMKGGR, encoded by the coding sequence GTGACTACCCGCGCCGATGCCGGAGACGACCTGCTACGCATCCTCGACGAGCTTGACGAGCTCGTCTCCACCGCACGCTCGCTGCCTATGAGCACTTCCGCGATCGTAAGCCGCCAGGACGTGCTCGAGCTGGTTGACCGTGCGCGCCAGGCCGTCCCCACCGCGGTGCACCGGGCGGAGGAGATCGTCGCGGACGCAGACGCGGTCCTCGCGCAGGGCCGCGAGGAGTCCCAGCGGATCCTCGCCCACGCCCAGGAGGAGGCGGAACGGCTGGTTGCCGGAGAGAACATCGTGCGCATGGCCAATGACCGCGCCGATGCCATCATCTCTGCCGCGGAGGAGCGCGCTAAACGGCTGCGGCACGGCGCTGATGACTACTCCGACCGCTCCCTGGCCGCGCTGCAGTCGGAGCTCGACAAGCTCTCCGAACAGGTGCAGGCCGGCCGTGAGGCACTGGCCGCCCGCCTGGGGACCGCCGCAGACGAGGCGGCCGACGCCGAGCGTGAGCGCCAGGACGCCGCCCGACACTTCGCCGGCTGGTCCGTGGACCCGGCGGCCACCAGTAACTGGATGAAGGGCGGGCGCTAG
- the rnc gene encoding ribonuclease III, whose protein sequence is MGSRRRKRRNESAAREDVEALVFRWGERIDPDLLDLALTHRSWAHEHGSPPTNERLEFLGDSVLGIIVTENLYNAHPNLPEGQLAKMRAATVSEPALAAVARDLGLGEFIKLGRGEALSGGRDKDSILSDTVEALIGATYLTTGLEPVRAVVERLVSRFLDDASMLGAGLDWKTSLQELAAVHGLGNPVYEVTATGPDHRRVFSASAAVEGRVRGEGTGTSKKIAEHAAAEAAYAAILASHGDGGLHLPGVNEALRADLGAEPAGGPHAAGAAETAPVPALESLPDEAAPEPAAG, encoded by the coding sequence ATGGGCTCACGGCGTAGGAAACGGCGTAACGAGTCAGCGGCGCGCGAGGACGTGGAGGCGCTCGTCTTCCGCTGGGGCGAGCGCATCGACCCGGATCTGCTCGACTTGGCGCTCACGCACCGGTCCTGGGCCCATGAGCACGGCAGTCCACCCACGAATGAGCGGCTGGAATTCTTGGGCGACTCGGTGCTCGGCATCATCGTCACCGAGAATCTCTATAACGCCCACCCGAACCTGCCTGAGGGGCAGCTGGCCAAGATGCGTGCCGCCACCGTGTCCGAGCCCGCGCTGGCGGCAGTCGCCCGGGACCTGGGCCTGGGCGAGTTCATCAAACTCGGCCGGGGTGAGGCCCTGTCCGGTGGCCGCGACAAGGACTCCATCCTGTCCGACACGGTTGAGGCCCTCATCGGCGCCACCTACCTGACCACCGGCCTGGAGCCGGTACGCGCCGTAGTAGAGCGCCTGGTGTCCCGTTTTCTCGACGACGCCTCAATGCTGGGCGCGGGCCTTGACTGGAAGACCAGCCTGCAGGAACTCGCCGCCGTCCACGGCCTGGGTAATCCCGTCTACGAGGTCACGGCTACCGGCCCCGACCACCGTCGCGTGTTCTCCGCCAGCGCCGCCGTTGAGGGCCGGGTGCGCGGGGAGGGGACTGGGACCTCCAAGAAGATTGCGGAGCACGCCGCGGCTGAGGCCGCCTACGCGGCTATTCTCGCTTCCCACGGCGATGGGGGATTGCACCTGCCTGGGGTCAATGAGGCATTACGCGCCGACCTGGGCGCGGAACCGGCCGGAGGCCCGCACGCGGCAGGTGCGGCGGAAACTGCACCGGTGCCGGCGCTTGAGTCCTTGCCGGATGAGGCTGCACCTGAGCCCGCGGCAGGCTGA
- a CDS encoding response regulator — MQSASATETVRVMIVDDHEIVRRGIAEIIERADGLDVVAEAGSKAEAIRRAELMRPDVVLVDLQLPDGTGIELMQALRESVPEALPIVLTSFDDDEALAESLDAGARAYLLKTVHGAEISDVVRAVASGRVLLDERTVTRRRADHDDPTADLTNAERKVLELIGDGLSNREIGERLGVAEKTVKNHITSLLAKMGLQRRTQVAAWVAGQRASGWRRN, encoded by the coding sequence ATGCAGAGTGCTTCCGCGACTGAAACGGTCCGCGTCATGATCGTGGACGATCATGAGATCGTCCGTCGAGGCATCGCCGAGATCATCGAGCGCGCCGACGGCCTTGACGTGGTCGCTGAAGCCGGCTCAAAGGCGGAGGCGATCCGCCGCGCCGAGCTCATGCGCCCGGATGTGGTGCTGGTGGACCTGCAGCTGCCGGATGGCACCGGCATCGAGCTCATGCAGGCTCTGCGCGAGTCGGTGCCGGAGGCACTGCCAATCGTGCTGACCTCATTCGATGATGATGAGGCCCTGGCGGAGTCACTCGACGCCGGCGCCCGGGCCTACCTGCTCAAGACTGTGCATGGTGCGGAGATCAGCGACGTAGTGCGGGCGGTGGCCTCCGGGAGAGTGCTGTTGGATGAGCGTACTGTGACTCGCCGTCGAGCCGATCATGACGACCCCACCGCAGATCTGACCAATGCGGAGCGCAAGGTGCTCGAACTGATCGGTGACGGCCTGTCCAACCGCGAGATCGGCGAGCGCCTTGGAGTGGCGGAGAAGACGGTGAAGAATCACATCACCTCGCTGCTGGCCAAGATGGGGCTGCAAAGGCGTACCCAGGTGGCCGCGTGGGTCGCCGGCCAGCGGGCTTCCGGCTGGCGCCGCAATTAA
- a CDS encoding GAF domain-containing sensor histidine kinase: MAEAPSYPGNPAYSDIHDAPTGSTVRLFRAALRLTSSLKVPEALNRLVDSACALTGAGWGTIAAPASVDPLTAASLTTGTATASADELATMLVGAPGAGPEDSGVVLRNTPGDGEPCGAILSAPLRVRGQIYGRLYLCDKRGGFTEADVTAVLTLAEAAAVALENARLYREARDREQWMAVSQELTTMLLSGADEEDVLTLIARRVREVAHADTSALVLPSVGDTWICEIADGDHADELVGTFFPPEGRALKTLARRTGLIEDSLADAWGASDLLVQELAQFGPALYAPMIHRGRGVGVMLLLRAQGAERFTQQDLEIAELVAGQATVAFELADAQHAEEMATLLDERARIGRDLHDLAIQQLFATGMQLSAARDRLDREGSAAGTDMSVACQALDASLAAVDDSVRQIRSIVRSLRDRDEDVSVVERLRREASLARTSLGYAPSLILTVDGHGLAQAGREREDELIGVIDAAVEPDIADDIVAVVREGLSNVARHAKASSVTVDVKVEGLLASQPPAGQDGAASGDAEPFRGAPVVEVVCRDDGVGVDPAVTRRSGTANMAERARRHGGSFVIGPRARSDGERRGTCFTWRVPLERPRMVPGLIPNS; this comes from the coding sequence ATGGCTGAAGCACCTTCATACCCCGGCAACCCCGCCTATAGCGACATCCACGACGCACCAACGGGCAGCACCGTGCGCCTGTTCCGAGCTGCCCTCCGTCTGACGAGCTCACTGAAGGTACCGGAGGCGCTGAACCGGCTCGTGGACTCCGCCTGTGCGCTTACCGGAGCCGGATGGGGAACGATCGCTGCCCCGGCATCGGTCGATCCCTTAACGGCCGCATCCCTGACCACCGGCACAGCCACAGCCTCCGCCGACGAGTTGGCGACCATGCTCGTCGGCGCCCCGGGGGCCGGCCCGGAGGACTCGGGGGTGGTGCTGCGCAACACTCCCGGCGACGGTGAGCCCTGTGGTGCGATCCTTTCCGCCCCACTGCGCGTACGCGGACAGATTTACGGACGTCTCTACCTGTGCGACAAGCGAGGCGGATTCACGGAGGCGGATGTCACTGCGGTGCTGACGTTGGCGGAGGCCGCGGCCGTGGCGCTGGAGAACGCGCGCCTGTACCGGGAAGCCCGGGACCGGGAGCAGTGGATGGCTGTTTCGCAGGAGCTGACCACAATGCTTCTCTCCGGCGCGGACGAGGAGGACGTACTTACCCTGATTGCACGCAGGGTGCGGGAGGTCGCCCACGCGGACACCTCCGCCCTGGTGCTGCCCAGTGTGGGTGACACGTGGATCTGCGAGATCGCGGATGGCGATCATGCCGATGAGCTGGTGGGCACGTTCTTTCCGCCCGAGGGACGGGCCCTTAAGACCTTGGCACGCCGCACCGGACTGATCGAGGACTCGCTGGCTGACGCCTGGGGTGCCTCCGACCTGCTGGTGCAGGAGCTCGCCCAGTTCGGGCCGGCACTGTATGCACCCATGATCCACCGGGGCCGCGGCGTAGGGGTAATGCTGCTGCTGCGGGCGCAGGGCGCCGAACGCTTCACCCAGCAGGACCTGGAGATCGCCGAACTGGTGGCGGGGCAGGCCACGGTCGCCTTTGAGCTGGCCGACGCCCAGCATGCGGAGGAGATGGCGACCCTGCTGGATGAACGGGCTCGCATCGGCCGCGACCTGCACGACTTGGCCATCCAGCAGCTGTTCGCCACCGGCATGCAGTTGTCGGCTGCGCGTGACCGGCTCGACCGGGAGGGCTCCGCGGCGGGCACGGATATGTCAGTCGCCTGTCAGGCACTGGATGCGTCACTGGCGGCGGTGGACGACTCGGTGCGGCAGATCCGCTCGATCGTGCGTTCCCTGCGGGACCGTGATGAGGACGTCAGCGTGGTGGAGAGGCTGCGCCGGGAGGCCTCGCTGGCCCGCACGTCCCTGGGCTATGCCCCCTCCTTGATCCTCACCGTGGACGGCCACGGCCTGGCGCAGGCGGGGCGTGAGCGGGAGGACGAGCTAATCGGTGTGATCGACGCGGCGGTTGAGCCCGATATCGCCGATGACATCGTCGCCGTGGTGCGGGAGGGGTTGTCGAATGTGGCCCGGCACGCCAAGGCATCCTCAGTTACGGTTGACGTCAAGGTAGAGGGCCTGCTTGCGTCGCAGCCGCCCGCCGGCCAGGACGGCGCCGCTTCGGGTGACGCCGAGCCCTTCCGGGGTGCACCGGTGGTGGAGGTGGTCTGCCGAGACGACGGCGTCGGCGTCGATCCCGCCGTCACCCGCCGCTCGGGGACCGCGAATATGGCAGAGCGGGCGCGTCGCCACGGCGGCAGCTTCGTAATCGGCCCGCGTGCGCGCTCCGATGGTGAGAGGCGCGGCACCTGCTTCACCTGGAGAGTGCCGCTAGAACGGCCGCGTATGGTTCCCGGCCTGATTCCAAACAGCTGA
- the cydC gene encoding thiol reductant ABC exporter subunit CydC: MSAALTASERSALRRAVDLLDLSGARFTASVIVGSLGLASAVCLSAVAAWLIARASQTPEVVALGVAPVAVRLFGISRSVLRYCERLLSHDTALRGMSALRTRLYETLAGARTDTVAGLRRGDVLARVGADVDAVGDLVVRSLLPIAVAAALGLATSLGLALVYPPAGAILAVCLLLSGVAGPLMTIRSARAAELARQEQATDLSAAVVNLLDGADELRVSGRMPRTMSDLAGLEDHLAATRDRAARPAALAAVIDTTAMGLAVLGNILVGAQAVSDGRLAPVWLAVIVLVPLSAFEASAALGPASVQLVTSAGAAVRIMALLDDAAASAAHVPTPRPLPAASTSGPHLRARDLAVGWPGGPVVVSGVDLDLTPRRRLAIVGPSGVGKTTLLLTLAGLLEPRGGELTLDGAPPWSADRAEAAGRVSLTAEDAHVFDTTVLENLRVADGALTRERAVTLLARAGLGDWLARLPDGLDTRLGADATAVSGGERRRLLLARALAAPAPLMLLDEPGEHLDAATADRLVGDLLHAGATDAPTTGVEASGGDTTDPAADARGVLLVTHRLSALADADEVLVLGAPQDANDPHHTDDADGSPRGAPATVTRRGTHASLAASDPAYRWSLKQEREKHG; encoded by the coding sequence GCCAGCGCAGTATGCCTGTCCGCCGTCGCCGCCTGGCTGATCGCCCGCGCCTCACAGACCCCGGAGGTGGTGGCTCTCGGGGTGGCTCCGGTAGCGGTGCGCCTATTCGGAATCTCGCGCTCCGTGCTGCGCTACTGCGAGCGCCTGCTGTCCCACGACACGGCACTGCGGGGCATGAGCGCGCTGCGCACCCGGCTGTATGAGACTCTGGCCGGCGCCCGCACGGACACGGTTGCGGGGCTGCGCCGCGGGGACGTGCTGGCGCGTGTGGGCGCCGACGTGGACGCCGTTGGGGACCTGGTGGTGCGCTCACTGCTGCCGATCGCGGTGGCCGCCGCCCTGGGTCTGGCCACCAGCCTGGGACTGGCCCTCGTGTATCCGCCGGCGGGCGCGATCCTGGCGGTCTGCCTGCTGCTCTCGGGCGTCGCCGGGCCCCTGATGACGATCCGCTCGGCGCGCGCCGCCGAGCTGGCACGCCAGGAGCAGGCCACCGACCTGTCGGCCGCCGTCGTGAACCTGCTCGACGGTGCCGACGAGCTGCGCGTCTCCGGACGCATGCCACGCACCATGAGCGACCTGGCCGGCTTGGAGGACCACCTGGCCGCCACCCGTGACCGGGCGGCCCGGCCCGCCGCCCTGGCCGCCGTCATCGACACCACCGCCATGGGTCTGGCCGTGCTCGGCAACATACTCGTGGGCGCCCAAGCCGTATCCGACGGGCGCCTGGCCCCGGTGTGGCTGGCGGTGATCGTGCTGGTGCCGCTGAGCGCCTTCGAGGCCTCGGCCGCCCTGGGCCCCGCGTCTGTCCAGTTGGTGACCTCGGCGGGCGCAGCCGTACGCATCATGGCCCTGCTCGACGACGCCGCCGCCTCCGCCGCCCACGTGCCCACGCCGCGCCCATTGCCCGCCGCGAGCACCTCCGGTCCGCACCTGCGTGCGCGTGACTTGGCGGTCGGCTGGCCGGGCGGACCGGTTGTCGTCTCCGGCGTCGACCTGGACCTGACGCCGAGGCGGCGCCTGGCCATCGTGGGCCCCTCCGGCGTCGGCAAGACCACGCTGCTGCTAACCCTCGCCGGCCTGCTGGAGCCGCGGGGAGGAGAGCTGACCCTGGATGGGGCGCCGCCGTGGAGTGCGGATCGGGCGGAGGCTGCCGGGCGCGTGAGCCTGACTGCGGAGGACGCGCATGTATTCGACACCACGGTGCTGGAGAACCTGCGCGTGGCCGACGGCGCACTTACCCGCGAGCGGGCTGTCACCCTGCTGGCACGGGCCGGGCTGGGTGACTGGTTGGCCCGTCTTCCCGATGGGCTGGACACGCGCCTGGGGGCGGATGCGACGGCCGTTTCCGGCGGCGAGCGGCGCCGCCTGCTGCTGGCTCGCGCCCTGGCCGCGCCCGCGCCGCTGATGCTGCTGGACGAGCCCGGCGAGCACCTGGATGCCGCCACCGCCGACCGCCTGGTCGGGGACCTGCTGCACGCCGGCGCTACAGACGCCCCCACCACCGGTGTGGAGGCCTCGGGCGGTGACACGACCGACCCCGCCGCCGATGCCCGCGGCGTATTGTTGGTAACCCACCGTCTGTCTGCCCTGGCGGACGCCGACGAGGTACTGGTCCTGGGCGCTCCACAGGACGCCAACGACCCACACCACACGGACGATGCCGATGGTTCCCCGCGCGGCGCCCCCGCGACGGTGACGCGCCGCGGCACCCACGCGAGCCTCGCGGCGTCCGATCCCGCATATCGCTGGTCCCTTAAGCAGGAGCGCGAGAAACATGGCTGA